A region of the Flavobacteriaceae bacterium MAR_2010_188 genome:
TTTTCAAATTGTCTTATATTAATTCTTTACATTCAAATGTTTTGAATGAGCTAAAGACCGATCGGTTAATTATTGGATTACTGCTCAAAATCTTCGACCTTTGTTAGGTAGCCTGTGTTAAATATATCTGCACATTTTGACACAAATTCTTTAAAATGAAAATACTTTTTTTAAATATTAATTATGCTAAAGGATTATTACGTTAAGAATATGGTTTGCGAGAGGTGCATAAAAGTGCTTCAAGATGAAATCGAAGCTGCCAACATGCATCTAAAAGAAATTGAACTCGGTCGCGTCCGCTTAGATATACAGGATGCCAAGCAGCAGGCGAAGCTAATTTCTCTTATTACGGAAAGTGGTTTTGAGATAATTACTTCTAACGAGGAACACCTAACCGAGCAGGTCAAAATAGAATTGGTTGGCTTACTGCAAAACCTTCCTTTAGAGCTTAACAGAAAATTATCTGAGATTCTTTCTACCAAATTAGCTAAAGACTATTATAAAATAAGCAAGACCTTTTCTTTTACTGAAGGCATGACCATCGAAAAATACTTCATCAAACTAAAGATAGAAAAGGTAAAGGAGCTCATCCAAAATCCTGAATATAATTTTTCACAGATCAGTCAGATGTTAGACTACAATCATCCCAATCATTTAAGTCGACAATTTAAGAGCGAAACAGGAATGAGCCTTACCCAATATAGAGACAGTCGCGAGAATTCTAGAAATCCCTTAGACAGAATTGTGTAGGTTTTAACCAAAATTATGACAAGGTTTAAGAGGTGTTGATGTTATCTTTAAGGTAGAATAATATTAACAATTAAAACCTCTAAAAATGAGAAACGAGAAACTTATAAGTGCACTAGGAAACTGTATCAATCATTGTAATTATTGTGCTGACGCATGTCTTGATGAAGATAATGTAAAGATGATGGTGAAGTGTATACGTACCGACAAAGTATGTGCTGAAGTTTGTAGTAGTCTAAGTCAAGTTTTAGCAACCAATTATACCGATGTTAAAGGTTTGGTTGAATATTGCAAATCTGTTTGTGAAGCCTGCGCAAAAGAATGTGAAGGTCATGATCACAAACATTGTCAAGAATGTGCTGATGCCTGCAGAAAATGTGCAAAAGCATGTGAAGAATTTTTAGCTTAAAATTCATATATATAAAATACGCCCGCTCACTCGAGCGGGCGATTTTTTCCAATATCACTTCTAAAAATAGATTTACCAGAGACTTGTAATCTATTCAAATTAAAACTTTATACATATTATGAAACATACATATCACGTAGGTGGAATGACCTGCAACGGATGCAGAACTACCGTAGAAAAAACTTTGAATTCTGTTAATGGAGTAGAACACGCAGAAGTTGACTTAAAATCGGAAACTGCGGTCATCGAATCTGAAAACGAAATAGATTTAAGTAAATTAAAGGATGCTTTAAGCAAGGGCGGTGGTCACTATTCAATCTCTGAGGATAATAAAAATTAAATATCATTTACATTTAATTTTATTAATTTATGCTGTCACCAGATTGACATTTATTACGATACAGTTATATATCTCATCGACATTTTAATTGAGCAGTTCCGAATTCTAGGAAGCTAGTTCCGCTTCAATAATTTAAAATTAATCTTATGACCCACAAATATCAAATTTCTGGAATGACCTGCAATGGCTGTAAAAGTCATGTAGAAGAAACTCTTTCTAAGGTCGAAGGTGTTACTTCTGCCTCTGTGGATTTAGAGAAAAAAGAAGCCAGCATACAAATGGACTCCCATATTCCCTTTGAGACCTTTAAGAAGGCTTTGGAAGAAGAAGGCGGGGCATATAGCATACATAAACAAGGTGAGGTTCTAGAAGAGCCTAAAAAAAAATAGCTTAAAGCAAAGGGCAGGGAAGCGGAACTTTCTATTGCCCAATGCACTGCGAAGGAGATAAGAATTAAAACAAACCATGAGATTGTCCGGTCTGTGTTATGGATTTGGTCGAGCAGCAATCGCGGCCCAAATCTACTCAGTTCACTTGTCCTATGCACCCAGAAATAGTTAAGGACAAACCAGGGGATTGCCCTATTTGTGGGATGGATTTGGTTCCGATGAAACCAGATGTTTCTGCAGAAGAGAAAAATTATAAGATGCTTTCTAAAAAGTTCTGGATTGCAGTCACCTTCACGCTACCGATTTTTCTGATTGCCATGTCAGAAATGCTGCCAAACAATTTTCTATATGACATTTTTCCCATGCGTACCTGGAATTGGATTCAGCTAGTACTGTCCATTCCCGTAGTGTTTTATGCCACATGGATGTTTTTTGAAAGAGCTTACCGCAGTATAAAAACCTGGAATCTTAATATGTTCACCTTAATTGGTATTGGTGTAGGGGTAGCGTGGTTATTTAGTGTTTTCGGACTACTGTTTCCTGAGGTTTTTCCAGATCAGTTTAAAACCGAAGCTTGTACCGTTCACGTTTAGTTTGAAGCTGCTACCGTAATCCTAACCCTAGTTCTCTTAGGCCAAATGCTAGAAGCACAAGACCACAAAAAAGACCAATACCCTAAATTTGTATTGATGCTTGCAGCATCTTTCGTTGCAATGTACATCACGATGTACCTCAATACTTACCAACTAGATCATGTTTATTTTAGTCTAACCCGGTTTTATATGAGCTGCCTCGGTATAGCCTGTATGGCGGTGATTATGTTCCTTTTTATGAGGAAAATGTACCAGAACAAAAAAAAGAATATTGCCATTCTTTTAGGAAGTTTAATCCTCTTTGTTGGCGCCCTAGCACTTGTTAGAGCTCAACGTCCTATCATTGGTGACGTACTTTATATGAGAGCCATGATTCCTCACAATTCTATTGCGATAAGCAGTGAAAGAGCCGATATTAATGACCCAGAAGTAAGAAAGTGGGCCGATGGTATTATCAAAGCTCAGGTGAAGGAAATTGCGGAAATGAAGGCGCTTATAGAAAAGCAAGAGAACGAAAAATAGAAGCAAATTAAATATCTTTATATTCTTTTAGAGGACAGGTTTTTAATTTGTTAAAACTCATTTTTTGATATGAATAGATATTTGTTATGCGCCATTCTTTGCTGCGCGCTTTGGTTCAACTGTAAAAATGAAAAGACTGATTCAAGTGAAAACACTTCTAGCGAAGTTGCTCCCATTCTAGAATCTGATACCTTAACCAAGCATCTAAAATCTTTCAACAAAAATTTACCAACCATTGGTTTGCTTATGTATAATGGGGTGCTTCAAAGTGAGGTGGTCGCAACTTCTGATGTATTTTCAAAACCATCAGTAGATGGAGAGAAGCTTTTTAATGTTATAACTATTGCCGAAACTGATATACATATTGTCACGGAAGAGGGATTAAAAATTATCCCTGATTTTAATTTTGATAACTGCCCTAAGTTAGAAGCCCTTTTTATTCCTAGTGCCTATGATATGTACGCGCAGGTTCATAATCTTGAAATCATAGATTTTATAAAGGAAAAAAATAAGGAAACAAAATTCACCGTGAGTAATTGTGCTGGGGCTCAGCTGGTAGGTCAATCTGGTATTGCAAACGGTCACAAGATTGTAACCTGGATTGGTGGCGGTGTTCAATTACAAAAGGATTATCCAGAGTTGAAAGTTCAAAACGACAGCTTGGTAACCTTTGTGATGGATGGAAAATTTCTATCATCAAACGGAAACTTGACCAGCTATATCAGTGCTCTAAATCTTCTAGAAATCATGACGAATCAAGAACATCGCAAATTTGTAGAAAGCTATCTCTATTTAGATGAGTTGAAGAATTACAAACACTAATTCTAGATAAGATTTTCAGGAAATTTAAAATTTATAGGCGAATCCCAATTGGTAGTTGCCTTCTGAGCTATTAAAGGTCATTTCCATATGTTCTTGCTGATATTCTGTTGTAAACAGAAGATTACTTCCAAGGCCAATCGCGGCTCCGGCTAGAACATCTAAAATGTCGTGCTTTCGTGAATCGATTCTGCTCGCCGCTGTATAACCCGCCAAAACATAAGCCGGAATGCTGTATTTAAAACCATATCTTCTATGAATATAGCCTGCGCTATGAAAAACGGTTGAGGTATGTCCCGAAGGAAATGAGTTATCGTTGCTATTGTCTGGTCTTGGTTTGTTAATACCTACCTTTAATCCATAGGTTACGGCTTCAGTCAACAAGAACCCTTTGGTAAATTGCCAAGCTCCGGGTTCGTCACCGATAATAAAGCTTGAACCAATGGTTGCTGCTGGCAGTGCAAATAATACCACATCTCCTATCGTTTGTACTGCACCTATTTTCGGTTTTGTTTCGCTAGTATCTTGGGAGAACGAATATTGCGCAAAAAGCAGAATAACAATTAAAACAAAATAGCTAAGGAAAGAAGAGAATCTTTTATAAGGGTAATTCAGGTAGTGCTGCATAAAAAAAAGAGAGGGAACAAATCTTTAATTAAGGATTAAATAACGTCTAACTTTCTAACGTAAAGCTTAATGAATTATTTTTTTAATTAATTTCCATTTCTATTAAATGGTACTATTTTAAATAAGCCACTCGGCAGGTCGATAGGTTCTTTTAAAGTGAATAGCCTTCTTTATTACTATTACAAATGCACTTTGGCATAAGTTCGTAATAAATCGTCCAGAGACTCTAAATAGTCTCGCAATTCTTTCCTGCTTAGGCCTTCGTCTGAAAAAGTTAAGAAATGTACTGGAATTTCATCTATATATTTTAGTAATTCTGGATACTCTTCCTGAATCTTATTGGTAGTTAAAAATATATCCTGATTTAAATGTTGTTTTGATTTCATCTTGAACTTTTTTAAAAGATACAAAGGCAACTTTAGTTAGTCACCTTTGTAAAAAAAATAGAATTAGTTAAGAGTATTTATATTGACTATTCCTACGACTCCGAAAGTGAATAGTGGTAGGCGACTTGTAATTCGTTATTTAAATTGCCAAATGCCTTGGTGTTTTCCAAGCGATGCGTTCTGCTTCCTCTTTTTGATACCATGAATTTGCAGCGCCAGATAAGGTTAAGGTGTTACCCTTAACAGTTACCATCATATTAGAATTGTTAATGGTACTTCTTTTAATCGCATTTTCTGCGACGTGCTTCTCGATTTCATCGTGAGATTCAGATTTTACTACAATTTCATTAGAAATATCTTTTACGCCTTTTAGATAAGGCACTGCATTTTTTGCATCTTCCCGTTGATGGTTCCAAGGCAAGACGTCGCCAAGAGTAACCTAACCATTTTCTACTTTTACACTTATGGTATTGAGTGGTAGGGACCAAGTGTTCTTAAGGGCATCCAAAACTTCTTCTACAACTTCCGTATCTGTTTTGGACCGGTCATTCGGGAATTTTACTTCAATCTTTTCAATTATAGCTTTAACACCTTTAACTTTTTTCGTGGCATTTTCTGCTTCAACTTTTTTAATATAACTATCGAATTCACCAGTAAGAGAAACAACGCAATTCTTAACGGTAACTCCTATTTCTGCGGCATGTAACAATGGCTCAAATTTAATGGCGTTTTGGACGTCTGCCAGTAATTTTGCATTGTTTTTCATCTTGAAAATTTTATAGGTTATGAATTAATTTTCGTTCCTTCCTAAAGGACGGGTTTAAACTCTCCAACCGCTTTTACAACTCTCTTTTTATGTTGCATAATTAAGAGTTTTTTAGGTCTAGAAATTAGAGGTCTTCTATGGTGGTGCGTTTTTTATTTTTGATCCCCTTAAAGAAAGTAGGGGTGAGCCCAGTTGTTTTTTTAAACTGATTAGATAGATGAGCAACCGAGCTGTAGTGCAATCTAAACGCAATTTCGGTTAGACTTAACTCATCGTACATGATGAGTTCTTTGGCTCTTTCAATTTTATGAAGAATGATAAAATGTTCTATGGTAACTCCTTTTGTTTTTGAAAAAAGCGCAGAGAGATATCCGTAATCTCTATTGAGTTGACTGGTGAGATAAGAGGAAAAATTCTTGGCCGGTAATACATTATTATTATGAATCATGTATATGATAATAGAAACTATTTTCTCTACGAGAATGGCCCTTTTATCTTCCATTAGCTCTAGACCGTAAAGGTGAAGTGATTCTTTTAAGAGTGCTTTCTCGTCTTTGGTTATCGGTTTTATAAGATGCACTTCTCCAAGTTCTAACCTATCGTATTCAATATTTAGATTTTTAAGCTCTGAGGCTACCGTCATCTTGCAACAACGACAAACCATATTCTGAATGTAGAGTTTCATTTTCTTGGATGTTTAAATTTCAAACGTGGTGATTAGTTGGTTAAAATTTGTGCCTAGCTGGCATCCAGAAAATGGGCAATGGAGTGAGGATTATTTATGAAATATTCACATTAAATAAGTATCCAACTAAAGCTGTAAGTCCCATCGCTACTGTTCCCCAAAAGGTAATCCGTAGAATGGCTTTAATAATATTTGAACCACCTGTCTTGGCGGCTAATGCTCCTAAAATACCGAGAAATAATATGGCAAAACCATAGAGATAATATTCCATTTGCTGTAATGGTAAAAAGAGTACGACCATAAGCGGAAGAATGCCTCCCACTGTAAAAGATGCACCAGAGGCAAGTGCGGCTTGTATTGGCTTTGCCTGACTAATTTCATTGATTCCTAACTCGTCCCTAACATGGGCAGCGAGGACATCGTGTTCGGTAAGTTCTTTGGCGACAATTAGAGCAGTTTCCTTTTTTAATCCTCTTTCTTCATAGATTTGTGCCAGGCGCTGTAATTCTAATTCTGGCTCTTCTTCTAATTCTATTTTTTCTCTTTCTATATCTGCCTTTTCTACATCGGTCTGCGAACTTACGGAAACGTATTCTCCTGCAGCCATAGATAAAGCACCGGCAACCAAACCTGCTAATGTTGCTAAAATAACTGGCTCTCTCATATTGCTGGCTGCTGCAACACCAATTGCCAAACTCGCAGTAGATAAAATCCCGTCATTGGCGCCGAGCACTGCGGCCCTTAACCAATTACTTCTATTAATGTAGTGGTTATCTAAATAATCTTCTAAACTTTCCGATTCTGAATTCATCTAAAATTTGTCTT
Encoded here:
- a CDS encoding Helix-turn-helix domain-containing protein, with amino-acid sequence MLKDYYVKNMVCERCIKVLQDEIEAANMHLKEIELGRVRLDIQDAKQQAKLISLITESGFEIITSNEEHLTEQVKIELVGLLQNLPLELNRKLSEILSTKLAKDYYKISKTFSFTEGMTIEKYFIKLKIEKVKELIQNPEYNFSQISQMLDYNHPNHLSRQFKSETGMSLTQYRDSRENSRNPLDRIV
- a CDS encoding Cu2+-exporting ATPase; this encodes MKHTYHVGGMTCNGCRTTVEKTLNSVNGVEHAEVDLKSETAVIESENEIDLSKLKDALSKGGGHYSISEDNKN
- a CDS encoding Cu2+-exporting ATPase, producing the protein MTHKYQISGMTCNGCKSHVEETLSKVEGVTSASVDLEKKEASIQMDSHIPFETFKKALEEEGGAYSIHKQGEVLEEPKKK
- a CDS encoding Cu2+-exporting ATPase, producing the protein MDLVEQQSRPKSTQFTCPMHPEIVKDKPGDCPICGMDLVPMKPDVSAEEKNYKMLSKKFWIAVTFTLPIFLIAMSEMLPNNFLYDIFPMRTWNWIQLVLSIPVVFYATWMFFERAYRSIKTWNLNMFTLIGIGVGVAWLFSVFGLLFPEVFPDQFKTEACTVHV
- a CDS encoding DJ-1/PfpI family protein; protein product: MNRYLLCAILCCALWFNCKNEKTDSSENTSSEVAPILESDTLTKHLKSFNKNLPTIGLLMYNGVLQSEVVATSDVFSKPSVDGEKLFNVITIAETDIHIVTEEGLKIIPDFNFDNCPKLEALFIPSAYDMYAQVHNLEIIDFIKEKNKETKFTVSNCAGAQLVGQSGIANGHKIVTWIGGGVQLQKDYPELKVQNDSLVTFVMDGKFLSSNGNLTSYISALNLLEIMTNQEHRKFVESYLYLDELKNYKH
- a CDS encoding Membrane-associated phospholipid phosphatase produces the protein MQHYLNYPYKRFSSFLSYFVLIVILLFAQYSFSQDTSETKPKIGAVQTIGDVVLFALPAATIGSSFIIGDEPGAWQFTKGFLLTEAVTYGLKVGINKPRPDNSNDNSFPSGHTSTVFHSAGYIHRRYGFKYSIPAYVLAGYTAASRIDSRKHDILDVLAGAAIGLGSNLLFTTEYQQEHMEMTFNSSEGNYQLGFAYKF
- a CDS encoding BON domain-containing protein, which encodes MPWNHQREDAKNAVPYLKGVKDISNEIVVKSESHDEIEKHVAENAIKRSTINNSNMMVTVKGNTLTLSGAANSWYQKEEAERIAWKTPRHLAI
- a CDS encoding BON domain-containing protein → MKNNAKLLADVQNAIKFEPLLHAAEIGVTVKNCVVSLTGEFDSYIKKVEAENATKKVKGVKAIIEKIEVKFPNDRSKTDTEVVEEVLDALKNTWSLPLNTISVKVENG
- a CDS encoding transcriptional regulator, AraC family, with amino-acid sequence MKLYIQNMVCRCCKMTVASELKNLNIEYDRLELGEVHLIKPITKDEKALLKESLHLYGLELMEDKRAILVEKIVSIIIYMIHNNNVLPAKNFSSYLTSQLNRDYGYLSALFSKTKGVTIEHFIILHKIERAKELIMYDELSLTEIAFRLHYSSVAHLSNQFKKTTGLTPTFFKGIKNKKRTTIEDL
- a CDS encoding Predicted Fe2+/Mn2+ transporter, VIT1/CCC1 family codes for the protein MNSESESLEDYLDNHYINRSNWLRAAVLGANDGILSTASLAIGVAAASNMREPVILATLAGLVAGALSMAAGEYVSVSSQTDVEKADIEREKIELEEEPELELQRLAQIYEERGLKKETALIVAKELTEHDVLAAHVRDELGINEISQAKPIQAALASGASFTVGGILPLMVVLFLPLQQMEYYLYGFAILFLGILGALAAKTGGSNIIKAILRITFWGTVAMGLTALVGYLFNVNIS